A genome region from Methylorubrum populi includes the following:
- a CDS encoding N-formylglutamate amidohydrolase: protein MLSIKPETRNLPEHPVECLEGDPAHGLLLVCEHASNAVPDDLARLGVPEAEFSRHIAYDIGAAAVTRRLAARLGVPAVLTQFSRLIIDPNRGRLDPTLVMRLSDGAVVPGNARIDAAGVAERVRRFYLPFDRAVDEAVARAEAAGVRPMLVTMHSFTPFWRTLARPWQVGVLYDRDAGLSRLLIEALRADPAGLCVGDNQPYGGGLPGDTIDRHATARGLPNALVEIRQDLIGGPEGQEEWAQRFARILRPMLRPAA, encoded by the coding sequence ATGCTGTCCATCAAGCCCGAGACCCGCAACCTTCCCGAACATCCCGTCGAATGCCTGGAGGGCGATCCCGCGCACGGGCTCCTGCTCGTGTGCGAGCACGCCTCCAACGCCGTGCCGGACGATCTCGCCCGGCTCGGCGTACCGGAAGCGGAATTCTCCCGCCACATCGCCTACGACATCGGCGCGGCCGCGGTGACGCGTCGCCTCGCCGCCCGGCTCGGCGTACCGGCGGTGCTGACGCAGTTCTCGCGGCTGATCATCGACCCGAACCGCGGACGGCTCGACCCGACCCTGGTGATGCGCCTGTCCGACGGTGCCGTCGTGCCGGGCAATGCCCGGATCGACGCGGCCGGCGTCGCCGAGCGTGTCCGCCGCTTCTACCTGCCCTTCGACCGGGCGGTGGACGAGGCGGTGGCCCGCGCGGAAGCGGCGGGCGTGCGCCCGATGCTGGTGACCATGCACAGCTTCACCCCGTTCTGGCGCACCCTCGCCCGTCCCTGGCAGGTCGGCGTGCTCTACGACCGGGACGCGGGCTTGAGCCGCCTGCTCATCGAGGCTCTGAGGGCCGATCCGGCGGGCCTGTGCGTCGGCGACAACCAGCCCTACGGCGGCGGCCTGCCCGGCGACACGATCGACCGCCACGCCACCGCCCGCGGCCTGCCCAACGCGCTGGTCGAGATCCGGCAGGATCTGATCGGCGGTCCCGAGGGTCAGGAGGAATGGGCGCAGCGCTTCGCCCGCATCCTGAGGCCGATGCTGCGCCCGGCCGCTTGA
- a CDS encoding DUF1244 domain-containing protein, whose protein sequence is MNGIDPATQTELEAAVFRRLVSHLRNRTDVQNIDLMNLAGFCRNCLSNWLKDAAEERGLGLSKEESREHVYGMPYEAWKWTHQTEASPEQQARFSSSRNTGH, encoded by the coding sequence ATGAACGGAATCGATCCCGCTACGCAGACCGAACTGGAGGCGGCCGTGTTCCGCCGCCTCGTCTCGCACCTGCGCAACCGCACCGACGTGCAGAACATCGATCTGATGAATCTCGCCGGCTTCTGCCGCAACTGCCTGTCGAACTGGCTGAAGGACGCGGCGGAGGAGCGCGGTCTCGGACTCTCGAAGGAAGAGAGCCGCGAGCACGTCTACGGCATGCCCTACGAGGCGTGGAAGTGGACGCACCAGACCGAGGCGAGCCCGGAGCAGCAGGCCCGTTTCTCGTCCAGCCGGAACACCGGCCACTGA
- a CDS encoding DUF2312 domain-containing protein codes for MAASPAPAVDPSSVAADQLKSIIERIERLEEEKAGIAGDIKDVYAEAKANGFDVKVLRKIISLRKRDHDERQEEEAILELYLQALGMA; via the coding sequence ATGGCCGCCTCGCCTGCCCCCGCCGTCGATCCGTCCTCGGTCGCCGCCGACCAGCTCAAGAGCATCATCGAGCGCATCGAGCGCCTCGAAGAGGAGAAGGCCGGCATCGCGGGCGACATCAAGGACGTCTACGCCGAAGCCAAGGCCAACGGCTTCGACGTGAAGGTGCTGCGCAAGATCATCTCCCTGCGCAAGCGCGACCACGACGAGCGCCAGGAGGAGGAGGCGATCCTCGAACTCTACCTCCAGGCCCTCGGCATGGCGTAG